tagatattttagagcccagtcgtgttctagcttgtacggTCTCTCGGCCTTCTTTGTCTGAGCGCATCACAGAGAGGGTCAGTACGACGACccctattttcttgtccttaaggatacaatgCGGTGTGGTAGTGACAAGTAGGTTATTAtcggagatgatggggtgttgcggatgcagggtcggatttgtgtacccaatgtggacgggcttcatgagttgattcttgaggaggcccacagtttgtggtattccattcatcctggtgataccaagatgtatcaggatttgcggcaacattattggtggagaagaatgaagaagtatATAGTATTATATGTGGCtcagtgtttgaattgtcagcaattAAAGCACAAGCATCAAGGGCCTGtcggtttgcttcagaagattgagattcccgagtggaagtggtagcgtattaccatggattttgttgttgggatcccagacttcgaagaaatttgatgcagtatgggacattgtggacaggttgaccaatttgacacatttcattccagtagcagttacctattcttcagagcggttggctgagatttatatccgcgaaatcattcgtcttcatggtgtgccagtgtccatcatttccgATTGGGGTATGCAGTTCACATTGCAATTATGGAAGGCCGTACATCATGAGTTAGGAACACAAGTCGAGTTGAATACATAATTCCAACCCCAGACAGATGGTCATTCCGTGCTCACCAtacaaatattggaggatatgcttcgcgactgcattatggatttcaggggttcttgggatcagttctttctgcttgcggagtttgcttacaaatACAACTATCAATCGAGtgttcagatggctccctatgaggcattatataggaGGCGATGCTGTTCTTCAGATGGTTAGTTTGAGcagggagaggctcgattgttgggtaccaatttggatcaggatgccttagaaaaggtcaagatgattcaggatcgacttcgcacaactcagtctaggcagaagagttatgccgatcgtagagtttgtgatgtcgcattcatggttagagagagAGTCTTGTTTCGGGTTTcactcatgaagggtgttatgaggttcggaaagaagggtaagttgagccctaggtgtTACGAGGAATGACGCGGCAGTAAAAATTATGCCCAGAAATGAAAGTTCAACATGTTCTAGAATTTTCCATAAGCACGCCACATGGTGCGGCGCGGTTGCCCAAAATTCTTAGAGTACTTTCCATTTCTGCTAAATAAGGGTAGTTTCATCCTATGGTTGTTTTGGACTTCAGTTTAAATGCACCAAAAATACACCTTTTCAGTATCTTTGGACCTAGAGAAGATTGGAGAGCCACCAAGGGAGaagactcaagaattcatcaagatttGAATCTACAATCGGTGAAATACGAGAGTTTGTATCAAATCTTTAGAACTGATGTTTTCattgttcttaaacttatttgagaTATCCTACTCCATTGTAATGGAGTAATTTCCATTTGGGTGTTGATAGATATGGTGTTTCAATAACTTAATTAGGGATTCTATTCTTGATACTTGCTAGAACTAATTGATGGAGCTTGATTTGTATTGTGGAGTTATTTAgtattttgcttaatcgaaagagaagtttGATATTAAATTTCTGcacatcttatgctctagtttaaattcatgattcaaataggtaatcgaagGAGCTTCTTGAATTGTTGATTGAACTAGAAAATAGGGAATATTCGTGAGAAATTACCCTTTAGATCATaaacatcatttttattctttcaATTGTTTACCATTCTTCAATTGGGTTAATTACTGAAACTagtatttaatcgaaagaggaatattaaCTTCAAGTGTAATCTAATAATCGATTTAAATCATAAGAATTGATCGTATTATAGTgtgaattaactcaagaattggatcccgagtcAGTCATCGTGCAACTATCTAGTCAATTACCCTTATTTTTCTCATAAATATTTCTTTGTGCTCACTTGCTCTTTTTAGTGATCAATTGTTATTCGCTTGAACTTAAATAGTTAATCGTAGTAAAAAGCAATTCCAAtcaaatgttaatttttctggatAATAATCAACTGGAGATTATTCAAATAATGTTTAAtcccaatccctgtggagacgataattaatcTATACTATCTTTCACTAGCGAGTACAATTTAAGTGtttgttttgcgctcgtcaaattttggcgtcattgACGGGGATTGGCAATCGATAGGGTTAAAAATAATTTCTAGTACTAATTCAGGAACTAATTTTTACTTTAGTGTATTCACATTTTTCTCACTTGCACACAGGGTACAAATTTTGATTTctctggtgtatgactcgatcctctTCAACAGAAGTGATACCATACGAACCATAGTTAGAAAAACACCTGCGACATctgagaaaagaaagagaattaaCAATATTTTTTTGGGGACAAACTTCAACTCAAGATACTATTGCAAATGAAGACAATGAAGGAGTAGACTTAGCTGCAGGGGAGGCAGCACAATAAGAAACTGCACGGAGGATTGCAGACGAAAGAATCGAACTCAATggggtcgaagattcaatctaaaccGACCTTTGACCGAAGACCAGTTCAAGAATGCAGCAACCCGACCTGGAAGATCATTGGGTGACTATGCTAGGCCCGTATATAATCAAGGAATGTCAAGTGTCAAACCCCCACCCATAGCAGCAAACAACTTCAAAttgaagcaaggcttgcttcaaacTATCCAAAATAATTGCACTTTGagagggaagatgaacgaagattCTAATACTCACTTGAtggacttcgacaatataatgaacacctttcaatacaatggagTATCAAAGGATGATGTCTACTTAAGGGAATTCCCCTCTTCAATGAAAGATGACACGAAGCAATGGCTTCGCAGCCTACCCGCAGGTTCTATAAGGACATGGAAAGATATGACCAAGAAGTTTCTTGACAAATACTTCTCGACTACAAAAACAGGAAAGTTCAGAAGGGAAATCCATAATTTCTGCTAGAAGGAGATAGAAATGGTTTTTGATTCTTGGGAACAATTCAAGGAGATAGTCAGGAAATGTCAGCACAATGGAATTGATTTGTGGATACAACTCCAGAATTTTTGGGATGGACTGACACCGTCCTCGCGACGCACTCTATATACTGCATGTGGAGGTCCACTAATGAAGAAAACGCCTGGGGAGGTTGTCTTAATCCTCGATGAATTATCTGAGGATTTTAACCAGTGGCCGGCTGAGAGTAATGATAGAAGAAAATCAGTTGGGGTTTACCAGGTGGACTCTAACACATCCATGCAAGCCTAGGTAGACACCATGGCTAAGGAGTTAAGAAAGCTGACATTAGCTAAGGTACAAAGTGAGCTGCAAACAGCGTGTGACTTCTGTGGATTGGGACACCCTACACACGAGTGTCAAGCATCAGCTGACGAAGTCAACACAACGGGGAACTTTAATAGAGGAAACTACCAATGTAGGAACTACTATAATGCTATGGGTCAAAGACATCCAGGTTTTTCGTGGAATTCACCTAGTGGAAGCCTTAATTAATGGTAGCATAATAATCCCAAACCTCACGGTCAAGGACCACCAGGTTTGAAAAAATAGCATAGGCAGCAATACCAGCCACAACAACCAAATTAGTCTAGTATGAAAGATCTCATGAAGTCATTCATCAACAAATCAGATGAAAATTTTGTAACCCGGGGGACAGCCATTTGAGAGCAGGGCACGACCATCCGTAATTTAGAAAGACAATTGGAACAAATTGCAAATATGTTATCTGAGAGGACTCCTAGGAACTTGCCCTCTGACACTGAAAAGAACCCAAAAGAAATAATCAAAGTTGTATCTCTGAGAAGTGGTAAAACATTAGTTGATCCAGTGGTGAAAGCTAGACCCGAGATGGTGAGCAAGCAGGCGGAGACACCAGTGGAGAAAAACGGTGAAGAGCAGAAAGGACAGAGTAATGGGGTAAAAAGGGAGAATGAAGAAAGTAGACATATACCAGCTATGTCATTCCCCCAAAAGATAAAGCGGGAAAAACTTGACAAAtattttgggcgattcttggaatTGCTAAAGCAACTCTATGTGGACATTCCCTTCACGGAGGTACTCACTCAGATGCCTGCTTACGCAAAGTTCTTGAAGAAAATCTTATCTAGCAAGAGAAAACTGGAAGAGACAATCGTGGTCAAGTTGAATACCCACTGCAGTTCCATATTACTAAATAAAATTCCCCAAATGTGTGGGGACCAAGGAAGCTTCACCATACCATGCTCGTTGGggagtgaaaaatttgataaGGCCCTCTGCGATTCTGGTGCGTCTATAAACCTAATGCCTCTGTCTGTATTCAGGAAACTGGAAGGTGATCTTGGAGTGATTAAATCAATACTAGTATCTCTACAATTGGCTGACCAGACCACCATTTTGCGTGAGGGAATCATTGAGGATATCCTAGTGCGGGTGGACAAATTTGTTTTCCCCGTATAGTTTATTGTGGTGGATATGGAGGTGAACAATGAAGTGCCTCTTATCTTGGAAAATCCATTCTTATGTACATGTAGATCTATCCTTGATATCTATTAAGGACAGCTAATGCTGAGAGTGGGTAACGAAAAAAATGGTATTTTAGATGAAAAGGATGATGAATACTGTAGTAACAAGGCGTCCGCATACTCGTGTTTCAAGATGGATGTGGTtgaagaattgggtgaaaattacaAGTTTGATAAGCTTGCGGAGGATACTCTAGAGAGGTGTATTACTTAGCCTAGCACAGTGGAGGATGAAGATCTTGAAATAAAGAGAGAGGCTGGAGCTCTTGAAACTGAGAATCAAGTGGTTGATGAGGAAAAATTAAAAGATGAAGCGTGTAAACCTAATGTGGAATTGAAATTCCTCCCCACATATGCAAAATATGCTTTTCTTGAAATTAACAATTTTTATGTGATTATTTCTACTGATTTGATAGGTACACAGTAACGACAACTGGTAGAACTACTGAAGGAGCACAAGAAGGCCATTGGATGGAGTATAGTTGATATTCAAGGAATCAGTCTAGCAATTTGCACGCACAAAATCCTTTTGGATGAAAATAGGAAACAAGGTTTGCATCCCCAACACAAGCTGAACAAAATTTGGAGGAGGTAGTGCACAATGAGATCATCAAATTGCTAGATGCGGGAGTGATTTTTCACATCTCTGATAGCCAGTGGATTAGTCCAGTACAAGTTGTACCTAAGAAGGGCAACATGACAGTGGTGAGAAATGAAGATAATGAATTGGTCCCCACAATAACAGTCACTGGgtggagaatgtgcattgattatagaaggaTGAATGATGAAACAAGGAAGGACTACTTCCCACTcccttttattgatcaaatgctatAGAAAATGGTTGGATATGGATGCTACTGCTTCTTGGATGGGTACTCAGGCTACAATCAGATACCCGTTGCTCTAGAAGATGTTGAGAAGTCCACATTCACATGCCCGTCAGGTATTTTTGCTTATAAGAGAATGTCATTTGGGTTGTGTAATGTACCTGCCACTTTTCATAGGTGCATGATGTCTATATTCTCAGACTTAAATGGAAAGTatctagaagtattcatggatgatttaaCCCTCTTAGGTGGTGACTTTGAAGACTGCTTGAAGAATTTAGAGCTCGTTCTTGAACATTGTGAAGCCACGTACTTGGTTCTTAATTGGaagaagtgtcacttcatggtgaAAGAAGGGAATTGTATTGGGCCACAAGGTAACTCcacatggaattgaagttgacaaagaCAAGGTGGACGTAATTGTTAGGCTCCCTCCACCAACTTTTGTGAAGGGCATAAGAAGTTTTTTGGGACATGCTGGATTCTATAGGAGGCTCATAAAAACCTTCTCCAACATTACCAAACCGTTAACTGCATTACTAGCAAAGGATGCCAACTTTGTTTTCAATGTGGAATGCTTAAGAGCATTCAAATTGATAAAGGAAAAGCTGGTAAGTGCTCCTATTATGGTGACACCTGATTAGATCCAGCCATTGGGATAATATGTGATGTCAGTGATGTAGTTGTGGGGGCAGTTCTggggaaaagaaaagataaaatgtTTAGGCTTATTTACTATGCCAGCAGAACGTTGAATGAAGCTCAAGTCAACTATGCCACTACTGAGAAAAAGTTCTTTGTTGTGGTCTTTACTTTTGACAAGTTTAGAACATATCTGATGGGGAGCAAAGTGATCGTACATACGGATCACTCAACCTTGAAATATTTGTTGAGTAAGAATAAGTTCAAGTCGCGTTTGATGCGGTGGGTGTTGTTGCTCCTAGAGTTTGACTTGGAGATTAAATATAGGAAGGGCACATAAAATCAGTTGTCGATCATCTATCTCGACTTGAGAAACCTCCAGTTGAATTAGTCGACGTGAGAGAAGAGTTCACTGATGAGCAGATTTTCTCCATTGCTGCAGTCTCCGAAAGACCACCTTGGTATGCTGATGTGGCCAATTGTTTAGCCAACGGATGGCTACCTTGTGACTTCTCTCGTGATCAAAGAAGGAAGCTTCAAGGTGAGCTAAAATGTTATTTTTGGAATGATCCTCTCTTATTTAAACTGTGTGcagatggtgtgattcgaagGTGTGTACCTGAAAGAGATATGGAAAGCATTCTTTCTCATTGCCATGATGGAGCAGCTGGAGGACACTATGGTGGAAATTGCATTGCATCAAAGGTCATGGAAGCCGATTTCTATTGGCCTACATTGTACAAGGACGCTTGGGCGTATGTACCTGCATATGGCAAGTGTCAAAGGACACGTAACATCAGCAAGAGGGATGAGATGTCACTAAACTCTATTCTGGTATTAGAAATTTTTGACGTTTGGGGTATTCACTTCATGGGTCCGTTTCCATTATCTTTTTCACATGAGTATATCCTAGTAGCCATTGATTACGTCTCTAAATGGATTGAAACAATTCTTATTAGGACCAATGATGCATGGGTGGTGTGTGAGTTCTTACGGAAAAAATATCTTTACTCGATTTGGGACACCTCGAGTAATTATCAGTGACAATGGGTCACACTTTGTGAACAAACAATTTGTTGCATTGCTGTCCAGGTATGGGGTCATACACAAAATAGGAACCACATACCATGCCCAAACTAGTAGGCAAGTTGAAGTGGCTAATTGTGAACTAGAATGAATTCTTGAAAAGACGGTTAGTGCTTCTCGTAAGGATTGGTCCGTAAAATTAGAGGAAGCTCTATGGGCTTATAGAACTGCATTCAAAACAACCATAGGGACTTCACCATTTAAATTAGTGTATGAAAAATCTTGTCATCTACCTATTGAGTTAGAACATAAAGCTTACTGGGCTATTAAGATGCTTAATCTCGATCTTAGTCTTGCATGCAAGCACGTGTTAGTGCAGATGAACGAATTGGAGGAGCTTAGACTGGACGCATATGAAAATGCGCGTATCTTTAAAGAAAAGGCCAAGAGGTGGCATGATCGTCTGATTAAGCCAAGGGAGTTATATTAAGGGGACAAAGACTTACTATACAATAGTAGACTTAGAGTGTTCCCCGGAAAATTCAAATCAGGATAGACAGGTCCGTATGTGGTGAAACATGTCTCAACGTACGGCGCAGTTGAAATTCTGGATGAAAGAGGAAATTAAATATTTAAGGTGAATGGGCATAGGTTAAAACAGTACTTTGTTGGAGGATTTGACAAGCAATCCTCTAGCATCGTGATTAATTGAGCCTAAGTGACGGAGTCAAGCTGACGACTATAACTCAGAACAACTTCTAATCATTTTTCTTGCTTTTGTAGAATAGTTAGACAATTGTAGTGAATGATTTTCTGAGTTTAGGAATGTTGGTACTTGTTTGGTCAGGTATAAGTATAAATTGAACAAACAATAAGTACATAATAGAGTCGGGGTTCAACCCGTGGCctaaaactcaaaaaaaaattGGAACTCTATGAAATTTGACctagcgcgccgcatggggcgacgcaccaGGACAAAATGTATGCCTATCTCATTTTACATAGTGCACTGGAATAACACACTatcgcgccgcatggggcgcctCACCCAGCGACGCGGTAGCACAAATTTGTTAAAAATAGTTTTTGTTGTGTTTGCTTTAATAACCATATTCCCTCCTCCTTTTCTCACATATTTCATACTTTACCCATTcatctctctcacacacacattcCAAAACCCTATATCTTCCCCAGTTCCTTCATTTTTCATGATTCTTCTCATCTACAACATTTGTCAAGGCAAGTCTTTCTTCTCATCTCTTTTCTTTTAGTGGTAATCTAAGTTGTTTGAGTTCACACCCTAACCCTAGCtagtttttcaatttctttttatTAATGTTATTCTTGTGGGCGAAATTCTTACATAAACTTGTGTGTTTTTCATTGTTCTTATAATTAGAGGTAATCTTTTTGTTGTGAGATTTGATGgtgcttaaatatttttttttttgtgatggAGTTTAATATGGTGGCCAATATGGCTGAAAATTATTAAGGTTTTTGGTGGTGTCTTGCTATTGTCACCCTTTGGTGGTGTTGTGATTGTTGTAGGGTGATTGTTTGATGTATATAAGGAGTGACCTTTCAATAATCGGAGTTGCAATAATGATGTATATTTGCTGCCTATCTTGTGTTTAATGAAATGCCCCAAGGACAATTGAGGTTAATTTGGGGGGATAATTATGAGAAATATTGTAAGTCTTGATAATAAGAGTGGAGAGGGAGTTCATACTTATATATGTTATTCTTTAACATGTTAGCATTTGTGTGTCTTGTGTAGTGATGCATtataatttatgacttttgtAGTAATCAATTAGTATAACTTCTTAAGCAACTAGGAAAGTGTTGTGAGTTTGTATTTGGGTTAGCATAGTCTGTGGTAATATTGTCTCAATATCATGAGTGGTAAGTGTGGGGTTTGTTGGAAAGGCATGTCGTGTTTTAAAAAGGGGTAGTCTGAGTTCCCGATATACATTGTACTTGTAAACATGCCAAAAACATAAGTGCGGGGTGGTTACCTTGTTTGGTCTTATTTTGCTTTGAGAATTTTGTCTAACGTTGAGAAGAAGTAGCCTGGTTGTTTTAGTAACGGGCACCTCCGAGAAtctctgagtgatcgagccaaaaatcacttcaggaacagGGACTCCAATAAACAAatcgaacaagaagaacctcggcacgtcatcaacatgatcattgaaGGGGTCGATATCCTCTTGGGGACAGTGATAAAGCGCactaaagtatccatcacaagggaaaaacatACCCGAGATTACGTCCTGGAGGGAACCATTTTGTTCAGCGGTGAGGATGCCGAGGGCTTCGTtcaacctcataatgatgcactagtGATATACGTACTTATCGAAAAATCttgagttaaacgtgtgttgattgatccagacaactcgaccaacatcatcagatcaagggtcgtagagcagttggAGTTACAAGACCAACTTGTGAAGGCACAATGTCTCGATGCCCTCGCAAACGTACTAACATAGGTTCCTCAGAAGCTGCCTCTAGTAGCCAACGAGGAGGTAGGTGGGCACATCGCCCCGATCTGGTGGAGGAGGAAGAAGCGCGCATTGACCCAGATGCAGATTTAGTCCCAGCCTACAAATACGACATCAGGGTTGGCCAGCTCATGCTAGGCAGTGGTTCAAACCTTTGTTCCGGCAGTAAGTCCCGACCCGAAAGTAGGGATCGGCGATGAAAAGCTTGTAAGAAAGTACCCGACGATTTAGAACAACATTAGGTACTTGGGTTTTGAAACCTTGTTCCGTCCTCATGAATCGGTGAATGTGAACATGGTTAAGGAATTCTATGAAAAATTGCAACCTGAGGCCAACTTAAATGTTGTATACGAAGTCTAAGTGCACGGCAAAACAATTACATTCTCTTCCCGGGTAATCAATCAAACCATGGGGTTCACAGAGCATTCACATAATTTATTCAGAAGGTTTCTGCGTCGACCACCATATACTGATATTAGACACCAGTTGTCTGGTGCGAGGTCTCTTGCCACCTGGTCACGAGATTCTTATGAATTCCACAAAGATATGAAAAAGAGCCATTTCTAGCGTCCTGCTCGAGTTCTTCTAAGGATGATAAATGCAAAGATCATACTTACTTAGAATGACACTGATGTCTCAAGGATGAAGGTGTGTCTCATTTATGCTCTCTTATCTAGGATTAAGCTTGTCATGGGTAAGATTATGCTCGAGCACATATCTCGAGTGCGACCAATGGGCCCCCGCCTCCTGTACTTTCCGAGTATGATCACGCGGCTTCTGCGTGTACACCATATAGAAAAGGAATTTCATTATGACAGGACAATTTAGGAGATGCGGCCTATTCGATATTTTGATATCACAGTTGTGACAGACCCATTTGTTGCTGTTACGGTTGACCAGAGATTTATTCGTGTGGAGGAGACACTACAACTGTTATTTGCAGATATGTGCCTACGCGTAACTAGAGGTGAGGTTGATCTAGCAGAATTACAGGAGGACCATCCCCTCTATGAAGTCACTCAACAATGGTCGGGCTTAGCCAATGGGGATGTCAACTCCATTCCCTCTGATGATGAAGAGTATCTCCGCACCTTTGAAGGTGGTAATGAAGACTAAGCGACAAGCCTCAGGGAGTTAGCTTTTCACTTTTTGTTTAGTCATTTTCATTGAGGACAAAGAaatttttaagtgtggggtgagctGCTGCCCCTATGTAATACTATTTGtacttattttatttcttttcttgttttttttgtttACTTGTAGACCATTTAGAAATTGTCTAGCTTTGACTTTCCTAACGATAGATTTAGTCAACGAGTTTCTTGGGGGAATTATAgtcgaaataaaaaaaaattaaatttatccGTTTGAGGTAGTGTAATAATTATCCCTTGGTTTTTTTGTGCcgtggttctttttcaagggttttgtttgaattgGGTGTAGTTAGTAATTCTTTTATTAGGAAAAATGAAGTCTTGTGCCATGTATTAAATGGCGATAGCTTTTCTTGACATTTTTGTGCcttgaatcgggtgtagttagtaATTTTTTTATTAGGAAAAATGAAGTCTTGTGACTCCTAGGCTCAATTCTTGACTCATGGATAAGTACCTTAATTTATTTGGTCACGACTCTATTTAACTGCTatgactagagagtcgggatacATACGATCCTAAGTGAGGAATGTGCCAATATGCGTATGAGTTTTTGTGATATTCTATGATTGTCAGttgatatctagaacttgccccgtgtgttttcaaagcgaaatagtaatcttgttcagtcttggaagtgatatagtcatttctttgttgagccagatatatgcttttacccacaaATTAATGTGTATCTTAGTTAgtcccgttgagcctgtaatcttattTCTTTGGTAACCGCATTACAAGTTtgacccctttgtttgaattaTCTATTTgcttgaaccttttacctctagTGAGAACTTGATATTCTTATGAGCTCATAAAAGCTAAGTGAGGTATGGTCGGGTTTTGAGTGGACTATAGAAAGAGGAGAAAGGTGCACGGTTTAAAAGTTCGTGAGAGCCACAtccagaaaataaaaaaaaaattgattcctTGCTTGGGTTTTTGTTCAACACAAGTGTGGGGTTTAAATTGCTAatgtgtatgtattaaagtgctcagggaggtgtagtcactatatccaaatgtatcctacccgtctaacagcctacattacaaccaattaaagtcctacttgatctttgattgaatgagcttgaattagtagagtattacactacgggaaAGCCTATGTACGTCTTCTGTGGCacatgaattttatttctgagagtgagttaattctttctatcttgagttcctaattgttattgaactttattgtgtgtggaactattcTCTATTgattgtgtgagggcacatgacttgTGAAGTAAAGGTAATGTTTATGGCTTCTATGtaagagtaagtgagcaggttgtgaaaaatgcgtggtaCTTTTGAGTCACATTTTGAGGCAAGGATGTTACATTAGAgtacttagtctattttaaatattcttgaaaTGATGCATGTGGGAAGTTATCTGATAAGAAGGTAGTCTCTATGTGAAGTGCAGTTTGCTTGCACGAGGACGagcaaaggtttaagtgtggggtattgatggtaggctagaaactcaTGTTTTAGCCGTAATATTGCACTCAAATTATGTTGAAGTTGTGGagctaatttgagctatttggagctttgaagtgtgAGTAGAAGCCCAAGTAATTAAtccgggatcacgttcgggggtcgaagaCCAAATCCAGATGTcaaaaattgaagaacaaaatcaCTCTAAGAGATATGCACAGCCGTGCCGCATGGGGCACCGCGAGGAACGACGCGGCAGTAAAAATTGTGCCCAAAAATGAAAGTTCAA
The DNA window shown above is from Nicotiana tomentosiformis chromosome 8, ASM39032v3, whole genome shotgun sequence and carries:
- the LOC138897875 gene encoding uncharacterized protein, which translates into the protein MLSERTPRNLPSDTEKNPKEIIKVVSLRSGKTLVDPVVKARPEMVSKQAETPVEKNGEEQKGQSNGVKRENEESRHIPAMSFPQKIKREKLDKYFGRFLELLKQLYVDIPFTEVLTQMPAYAKFLKKILSSKRKLEETIVVKLNTHCSSILLNKIPQMCGDQGSFTIPCSLGSEKFDKALCDSGASINLMPLSVFRKLEGDLGVIKSILVSLQLADQTTILREGIIEDILVRVDKFVFPLMLRVGNEKNGILDEKDDEYCSNKASAYSCFKMDVVEELGENYKFDKLAEDTLERYTVTTTGRTTEGAQEGHWMEYS